One region of Catenulispora sp. MAP5-51 genomic DNA includes:
- a CDS encoding alpha/beta fold hydrolase, producing MPMLNVRGIRLAYERAGSGEPVLLIMGSGAAGRVWTMYQTPALQRAGYETVTFDNRGIAPSDAPPGRYSAADLVGDTIGLIEALELGPCRIVGTSLGAMIAQELAVVRPDLVRSAVLIATRARSDAFRRAMTMADRALAEAGLGLPPLYGAVGEVVRMFSPATLDDDRAVEVWLDLFELSGSGGAAGGQAWATPEEDRRAALKGITAPCRVIAFADDRITPPHLGEEVADAIPDCDYVEVASCGHLGYLERPDEVNAAMIEFLDKY from the coding sequence ATGCCGATGCTGAACGTCCGCGGAATCCGGCTGGCCTACGAGCGGGCGGGCTCGGGCGAACCGGTCCTGCTGATCATGGGATCCGGCGCGGCCGGCCGGGTCTGGACCATGTACCAGACGCCCGCGCTGCAGCGGGCCGGCTATGAGACCGTCACGTTCGACAACCGCGGCATCGCGCCGTCGGACGCCCCGCCCGGCCGCTACTCGGCGGCCGATCTGGTCGGCGACACCATCGGACTGATCGAGGCGCTGGAGCTGGGACCGTGCCGGATCGTCGGGACGTCGCTGGGGGCGATGATCGCCCAGGAACTGGCGGTCGTCCGGCCGGATCTGGTGCGCAGCGCCGTGCTGATCGCCACCCGGGCTCGCTCCGACGCCTTTCGCAGGGCCATGACGATGGCCGACCGCGCCCTGGCCGAGGCCGGCCTCGGCCTGCCGCCGCTGTACGGTGCGGTGGGCGAGGTGGTGCGGATGTTCTCGCCGGCGACGCTGGACGACGATCGCGCGGTCGAGGTGTGGCTGGACCTGTTCGAGCTGTCGGGCAGCGGTGGCGCCGCCGGCGGCCAGGCCTGGGCCACCCCGGAGGAGGACCGCCGCGCAGCGCTGAAGGGCATCACCGCGCCCTGCCGCGTCATCGCCTTCGCCGACGACCGCATCACGCCGCCGCATCTGGGCGAGGAGGTGGCCGACGCGATTCCGGACTGCGACTACGTGGAGGTCGCCTCCTGCGGGCACCTCGGCTATCTGGAACGACCCGACGAAGTCAACGCAGCGATGATCGAGTTCCTGGACAAGTACTGA
- a CDS encoding ABC transporter ATP-binding protein, translating to MSIGAFQMRPRLDEPLTRQQIRPGTVRRILPYTAPYRWALILLVATSVVDALITAATPLILKWVVDDGIAHRRPGVLLGWSATLAGLAFLDAGAVYVQAWFSGRVGQGIVYDLRTRVFDHVQRQPLAFFSRAQTGALVNRLNADVNGAQQVVGTALTQTASTVLTLVFTLAMMFYLSWQLSVIMLVLLPAFFVPGKLVSRRIARLARQEMQLGAEIGTQMNERFNVAGAMLVKLYGRPAQESGAFADRAGRVRDIAVVTGVVGRIFVIIISLLIALTSAIVYGVGGELVIHGVVPIGTLVAMAALLLRFYAPLNQLTSLQVNITSALVSFDRVFEVLDLEPLITERPGAIALPPAGPGQPAPEVEFDRVCFRYPAASEVSLASLESIARPGVERASQAWTLTDVSFRVPAGAMVALVGPSGAGKTTLIHLVPRLYDAVTGTVRIGGEDIRDLTLDSVHDTVGVVTQDAHMFHDTIRANLLFARPQATEQDLEQACRAAMIWETIAALPDGLDTVVGDRGYRLSGGEKQRVALARLLLKSPPVVVLDEATAHLDSESELAIQQALKAALAGRTSLVIAHRLSTIRDADLIVVIEAGQVRERGTHTELLAAEGLYADLYRTQFSAHDMAEAAR from the coding sequence ATGTCGATAGGCGCCTTCCAGATGCGGCCACGCCTGGACGAACCCCTGACCCGGCAGCAGATCCGGCCGGGCACCGTCCGCCGCATCCTGCCGTACACCGCCCCGTATCGCTGGGCCCTGATTCTGCTGGTGGCGACCTCGGTGGTGGACGCCCTCATCACCGCTGCGACCCCGCTGATCCTGAAGTGGGTGGTCGACGACGGCATCGCGCACCGCCGCCCCGGCGTCCTGCTGGGCTGGTCGGCGACCCTGGCCGGCCTGGCCTTCCTCGACGCCGGCGCGGTCTACGTGCAGGCCTGGTTCTCCGGCCGGGTCGGGCAGGGCATCGTCTACGACCTGCGCACGCGGGTCTTCGACCACGTGCAGCGCCAGCCCCTGGCGTTCTTCAGCCGGGCCCAGACCGGCGCGCTGGTCAACCGGCTGAACGCGGACGTCAACGGGGCCCAGCAGGTGGTCGGCACCGCGCTGACGCAGACCGCGTCCACCGTGCTCACCCTGGTGTTCACGCTGGCGATGATGTTCTACCTGTCCTGGCAGCTCAGCGTGATCATGCTGGTGCTGCTGCCGGCGTTCTTCGTCCCGGGCAAGCTCGTCAGCCGCCGGATCGCCCGGCTGGCCCGCCAGGAGATGCAGCTCGGCGCCGAGATCGGCACGCAGATGAACGAGCGGTTCAACGTGGCCGGCGCCATGCTCGTCAAGCTCTACGGCCGCCCGGCGCAGGAGTCCGGGGCCTTCGCCGACCGGGCCGGCCGGGTACGCGACATCGCGGTGGTCACCGGCGTCGTCGGGCGCATCTTCGTCATCATCATCTCCCTGCTCATCGCGCTCACCTCCGCGATCGTCTACGGGGTCGGCGGCGAGCTGGTCATCCACGGCGTCGTGCCGATCGGCACGCTGGTGGCGATGGCGGCCCTGCTGCTGCGCTTCTACGCGCCGCTGAACCAGCTCACCAGCCTGCAGGTGAACATCACCTCGGCCCTGGTCAGCTTCGACCGCGTCTTCGAGGTCCTGGACCTGGAGCCGCTGATCACCGAGCGGCCCGGGGCGATCGCCCTGCCGCCGGCCGGGCCCGGGCAGCCCGCGCCCGAGGTCGAGTTCGACCGGGTCTGCTTCCGCTATCCGGCGGCTTCGGAGGTGTCGCTGGCGTCCCTGGAGTCGATCGCCCGGCCCGGCGTCGAGCGCGCCTCCCAGGCCTGGACGCTCACCGACGTCAGCTTCCGGGTCCCGGCCGGCGCCATGGTCGCGCTGGTGGGACCGTCCGGCGCCGGGAAGACGACCCTGATCCACCTGGTGCCGCGGCTGTACGACGCGGTCACCGGGACGGTGCGGATCGGCGGCGAGGACATCAGGGACCTGACTTTGGACTCGGTCCACGACACCGTCGGCGTGGTGACGCAGGACGCGCACATGTTCCACGACACGATCCGCGCCAACCTGCTGTTCGCCCGCCCGCAGGCCACCGAGCAGGACCTGGAGCAGGCCTGCCGCGCGGCCATGATCTGGGAGACGATCGCGGCCCTGCCCGACGGCCTGGACACCGTGGTCGGCGACCGCGGCTACCGGCTCTCGGGCGGCGAGAAGCAGCGGGTCGCGCTGGCCCGCCTACTGCTGAAGTCCCCGCCGGTCGTCGTCCTGGACGAGGCCACGGCCCACCTGGACTCCGAGTCGGAATTGGCGATCCAGCAGGCACTGAAGGCCGCGCTGGCCGGCCGCACCTCGCTGGTGATCGCCCACCGGCTGTCCACCATCCGCGACGCGGACCTGATCGTGGTGATCGAGGCCGGACAAGTCCGCGAACGTGGCACGCACACCGAACTGCTCGCCGCCGAAGGGCTCTACGCGGACTTGTACCGGACGCAATTCTCGGCGCACGACATGGCCGAAGCAGCACGATGA